From one Oceanimonas doudoroffii genomic stretch:
- the fliS gene encoding flagellar export chaperone FliS has product MKAYKSVALDSQKTLASPYKVVQMLLSGALERLARARSAMEQGKPAEQGELLGATMAIVAELRAALNHEEGAEIAANLDNLYEFIMGELVLANSENSVERLEAISGLLRDIKESWDAIPMEQQQVPA; this is encoded by the coding sequence ATGAAAGCCTATAAGTCCGTGGCCCTGGACAGCCAGAAAACCCTAGCTTCTCCCTACAAGGTGGTGCAGATGCTGCTTTCGGGCGCACTGGAGCGCCTGGCCCGTGCTCGTTCTGCCATGGAGCAAGGCAAACCTGCCGAACAGGGGGAGTTGTTGGGAGCGACCATGGCCATCGTGGCCGAATTGCGTGCCGCACTGAACCATGAGGAAGGCGCCGAGATAGCCGCCAATCTCGACAACCTGTATGAGTTCATCATGGGTGAACTCGTGTTGGCCAACAGCGAGAACAGCGTAGAGCGGCTGGAAGCCATCAGTGGCCTGCTGCGTGATATCAAGGAAAGTTGGGACGCCATTCCCATGGAGCAGCAGCAAGTTCCTGCCTGA
- the fliD gene encoding flagellar filament capping protein FliD — translation MADLKLPGVGSGFPIQSFVDATVAGERAPKDKMFSRRANDIGVQLSSYGTLKGVLDEFKTALGKLGEEEAFEKRSTSFTNSGFASATADKTAVAGSYTLSVKQLAEAHKIGTSAVPKADAEKKLGSGTLTLNVGSESFSVSIAKDKSSLAEVADAVNNAEDNKGVRATVVTDDTGSRLVFFADKTGTESQISVSASGNADGDGGASLDVLGVTTEIQAAKDAQLTIDGALITSQSNEIENAIQGVTLDLKKVNDAPDGEKPDTKLTIGYDKGTVEKNLQEFVKSFNTVMATINQLTSYDPETEKAGPLNGDGTARNLTSQIRRMLSEPVEGASPPIQSLTDLGITTKKDGKIELDEDLLKKQVDENFAKIGQLFASEKGVSNKLDEMLESFVGTEGILTKRDTSLNEQMKKLDNERADFELYMEKYEERIYKQFSGMDIMVAQLNQQLNSVIAAFDNMPDISGGQS, via the coding sequence GTGGCCGATCTCAAACTGCCGGGCGTGGGCTCGGGCTTTCCCATTCAGAGTTTTGTGGATGCCACCGTGGCCGGTGAGCGGGCACCCAAGGATAAAATGTTCTCCCGCCGTGCCAACGACATTGGTGTTCAACTTTCATCCTACGGCACGCTCAAGGGGGTGCTGGACGAATTCAAAACGGCCCTGGGCAAGCTGGGTGAAGAAGAAGCCTTTGAAAAGCGTTCCACCAGCTTTACCAACAGTGGTTTTGCCAGCGCTACGGCCGATAAAACCGCCGTGGCCGGCAGCTATACCCTGTCGGTAAAGCAGTTGGCCGAGGCCCATAAAATTGGCACCTCCGCAGTGCCAAAGGCCGACGCCGAGAAAAAGCTGGGTTCAGGTACTCTAACGCTGAATGTCGGATCTGAGTCCTTTAGTGTGTCCATCGCGAAAGACAAAAGCTCACTGGCCGAAGTGGCCGATGCGGTCAACAATGCCGAAGACAACAAGGGCGTGCGCGCGACCGTGGTCACCGACGACACCGGTTCACGCCTGGTATTTTTTGCCGATAAGACCGGTACCGAGAGTCAAATCAGTGTCTCCGCGTCCGGCAATGCCGACGGTGACGGCGGCGCCAGCCTGGATGTACTGGGTGTAACCACCGAAATTCAGGCCGCAAAGGATGCGCAGCTCACCATAGATGGCGCCCTGATCACCAGCCAGAGCAATGAAATTGAAAATGCCATCCAGGGCGTGACCCTGGACCTGAAAAAGGTCAATGACGCCCCCGATGGTGAAAAGCCAGACACCAAACTGACCATTGGCTACGACAAGGGCACGGTGGAAAAAAATCTGCAGGAGTTCGTTAAGTCCTTTAACACCGTGATGGCCACCATCAATCAGCTGACTTCCTATGATCCGGAAACCGAAAAAGCCGGTCCGCTTAATGGTGACGGCACGGCCCGAAACCTGACTTCGCAAATTCGCCGCATGCTCAGTGAACCGGTGGAAGGAGCCAGTCCACCGATACAATCCCTCACCGATCTGGGCATCACCACCAAGAAAGACGGAAAAATAGAGCTGGACGAAGACCTGCTGAAAAAGCAGGTGGATGAGAACTTCGCCAAAATCGGCCAGTTGTTTGCGTCCGAAAAGGGGGTATCCAACAAGCTGGATGAAATGCTGGAAAGCTTTGTCGGCACCGAGGGCATTCTGACCAAGCGAGACACCTCACTCAATGAGCAAATGAAGAAGCTGGATAATGAACGGGCGGACTTTGAGCTTTACATGGAAAAGTATGAAGAGCGTATCTATAAGCAGTTCTCCGGCATGGACATAATGGTGGCTCAGCTTAACCAGCAGCTGAATTCGGTCATCGCCGCCTTTGATAATATGCCTGACATCAGTGGCGGACAGTCATGA
- a CDS encoding flagellar protein FlaG encodes MDSLSLNQRPTASAADTSHKSPASVPAPAGSELTQTARAVQAADKAQGATPSGEQLEKMAEQMETFIGTFNRGLQFRVDENSGRNVVTVVDTDSGDIIRQIPTEELLQVINRLAEASGGLIDTKA; translated from the coding sequence ATGGACTCGCTTTCCCTTAATCAACGCCCCACCGCTTCGGCGGCCGATACCAGCCACAAGTCACCGGCTTCCGTTCCTGCTCCCGCTGGCAGTGAGCTGACGCAAACCGCCCGAGCAGTTCAGGCGGCCGACAAGGCGCAAGGAGCCACGCCTTCCGGTGAACAGCTGGAGAAAATGGCGGAGCAGATGGAAACCTTTATCGGCACTTTTAACCGGGGGCTGCAATTCAGGGTAGATGAAAACTCCGGTCGTAATGTGGTGACTGTGGTGGATACCGACAGCGGTGATATCATTCGCCAGATACCCACCGAGGAGCTGCTTCAGGTGATCAACCGTCTGGCCGAGGCCAGCGGCGGCCTGATAGACACCAAAGCATAA
- a CDS encoding flagellin produces MAITVNTNVTGMTAQRNLNQSSNALATSMERLATGSRINSAKDDAAGLQISNRLNSQVRGLGVAMKNASDGISIAQTAEGAMNESTNILQRMRDLALQSANGTNSAEDRKAIQKEVSALQSELTRIAETTSFGGQNLIDGTFGSRTLQVGANSNETIDLSLKSVAANAIGSNRVTLAAATTATAGLGGGIAAVAAITTSTTNGITAATMTINGAETATVAIAAGDSAKSIASKINSESAKTGVTAEARTEAVISGLSAQGQISFELNGTAVSANVADTNDLSTLADAINAKSSETGVKATVDGGELTIVNDNGEDINIENFTGANATLQGKDIDGNDAGDAVALATGGSDSTIVAGSIRTNSNDSFALSVGTTNATVDLTNTAEFSVLSAVSELDLSTQGGAQSAISVLDGAIGMIDAQRSDLGAMQNRLNSTINNLANTRENAAAGMSRIKDVDFAQETVNLTKQQILQQAGTSILAQAKQIPQAALSLLG; encoded by the coding sequence ATGGCGATTACAGTCAACACCAACGTCACCGGCATGACCGCACAACGTAACCTGAACCAGTCCAGCAATGCTTTGGCCACTTCCATGGAGCGTCTGGCTACCGGTAGCCGTATCAATTCCGCCAAGGACGATGCGGCTGGTTTGCAAATCTCCAACCGATTGAACTCCCAGGTACGTGGTCTGGGTGTGGCCATGAAGAATGCCAGTGATGGTATCTCCATTGCGCAAACCGCCGAAGGCGCCATGAATGAATCTACCAATATCCTGCAGCGTATGCGTGACTTGGCCCTGCAATCCGCTAACGGCACCAACTCCGCCGAAGATCGTAAGGCGATTCAGAAAGAAGTGTCTGCATTGCAAAGCGAGCTGACCCGTATCGCCGAAACTACCTCTTTCGGTGGCCAGAACCTGATCGACGGCACCTTCGGCAGTCGTACCCTGCAGGTAGGCGCGAACTCCAACGAAACCATCGACCTGAGCCTGAAGAGTGTGGCGGCGAATGCCATCGGCTCTAATCGTGTAACCCTTGCGGCAGCAACTACAGCAACAGCAGGTCTGGGGGGGGGGATTGCCGCTGTAGCCGCTATTACCACTTCCACTACCAATGGCATTACCGCAGCGACCATGACCATCAATGGTGCCGAGACCGCCACTGTGGCCATTGCTGCCGGTGATTCTGCAAAGTCCATTGCTTCCAAAATTAATTCCGAGAGTGCCAAAACCGGTGTAACCGCCGAAGCCCGCACCGAAGCGGTTATTTCCGGCCTGAGTGCTCAGGGTCAAATCAGCTTTGAGTTGAATGGCACAGCGGTATCCGCCAACGTGGCTGACACCAACGATCTGTCCACCCTGGCCGATGCTATTAACGCCAAGTCTTCCGAGACTGGTGTCAAAGCAACGGTAGACGGCGGTGAGTTGACTATCGTTAATGACAACGGTGAGGACATCAACATCGAAAACTTCACTGGTGCCAATGCCACCTTGCAGGGTAAGGATATCGATGGCAACGATGCCGGTGACGCTGTTGCTCTGGCTACCGGTGGTTCCGACAGCACCATAGTGGCTGGTTCCATCCGCACTAACTCCAACGACTCGTTTGCTCTGTCCGTAGGCACGACTAATGCCACTGTTGACTTGACTAATACCGCTGAATTCTCTGTCCTGAGCGCAGTTTCTGAGCTGGATCTTTCCACTCAAGGTGGTGCCCAGTCGGCCATCTCCGTTCTCGACGGCGCCATCGGCATGATTGACGCTCAGCGTTCAGACTTGGGCGCCATGCAGAACCGTCTGAACAGCACCATCAACAACCTGGCCAACACCCGTGAAAACGCGGCTGCCGGTATGTCCCGTATCAAGGACGTGGACTTTGCTCAGGAAACCGTGAACCTGACCAAGCAGCAGATCCTGCAGCAGGCCGGTACCTCCATCCTGGCGCAAGCCAAGCAAATCCCGCAGGCGGCCCTGTCCCTGCTGGGTTAA